The Aneurinibacillus migulanus genome contains the following window.
GCTAAATGGTTCTCCTGTTATTTCAAAGGATTCAAGTGATTCTCTCGTAGTCATGCCAATATCAAAACATTTACCTTTACTACTCATATAACCATCACGATACCATCTCACGTATCGCTCCATTTGGTCCGCAGCACTGAATCCATTACACTTTATTAAGCTTTCAGCTAAGCATAGTGCCATTGAGGTATCATCTGTCCACTCTCCAGGCTTCAAATTAAATGGTCCGCCACCAACTATATTGGTAATAGGTTCAAAGGTACCGGGAGCTTTAAATTCAAGTGTGGCACCTAATGCATCACCAATAGCTAAACCGATTAAACTTCCGCGGAAACGGTCTAGAATATTCATAGAAATTTGCATCCTTTCTCTGTTTTGGACAACCCTAGCGAAGTTGCCATGAGCCGCAAAGTAAGTACCACTTGCTAGGTGTATTTTATAACAAAAAGGAGCATTTTTGTTACAATCATGATTGGCAAAAAGGAAAATGTTGGATTTAACATATTAAACTATTCATTTATGCTATCTATTAACTTGTAAAAGTTAGTTTAGCTGTTGTACCTTTACCTAGCTCAGATGAAAAGCTCAGCTCTGCCCCATGATTAACCGCAATCTGCTGGCAAAGCGTTAAGCCTAATCCCGCTCCGCCACCAGAACGGCTACGGGAAGAATCTACTCGATAGAATGCCTCTGTAATATGAACGAGATGATCCTCTGCCATTCCCTTACCGTTATCCTGGACAGAGATCACCTTGTGTTCCCCCTCCAGATCAGCGTTCAGCTTGATAACTCCACCTGGATCACATGCTTTCATCGCGTTATCGATCAAATTAACGAGCAGTATATGCATTAAGTCAGCATTGCAAAACAACGTCTCAAAGCGATACTCATAGGTAATCCGGATTTTTTGTTCGGCTGCCTTCATGGACAGAACTTGCTCGACCCCGCGAATCAACTGTTCCATACGAACGTTGCTCCGCTCAATCTTATTTTCACGAAGGGTTGCCAGATCCAGCAAATGATAGGCGATGTTTTGAAGCCTGCGGCTCTCAGACATAATGTAATTGGTCGCAAACAGCTTATCCTCTTCGGTACGAGCGATCTTCTGGATGTATTCCGCATATCCGTAAATAGCGGTTAGGGGAGTTCTGAGTTCATGAGCCAAATTATCTACAAATTGCTGCTTCTGTTCCGCAGCTGTAGCCAGCTGCTGCATCTGACACTGAATTTCCTCCGCCATATGATTGAAGCTTTGTGCCATTTCGGAAAGCTCATCATGTCCAGATATCGGAAGCCTGGTTTCATATGCGCCAGCTGCGATATTACGGGAGATTTGAGAAATCTGCGAGAGAGGCTTGAATATTCGGTTAAGCAATAAAAGAAGACCGAGAGCAAGCAAACTGGAAAGAATCAGTCCCGCGAAAAACAGCATGTTTTTCGTTTGTTTCCATGCAGTGATAGCATCTGTCGTATCATAAAGATAGATCATTGTATAAAAATCATAGGGCACGGGAAGCTTTCCCGAAACCATTACATAGGTACAGCCATCTGATTCTTGCATCGAAACCAGACGATTTCCGTCTGCTGGCGGTTCCGAAAAACTGCTCGGCAATACGATTTCCTGCCGATTAGAATAAACAAGCTGATTGCCCTTGTAGAGCGCCAGTTTAACCTTTTTATCCCCGAACAGATAACTGTATGACTGGAGCAGAGAGCCTAAAGAACCCTCAATATCAATTCCGCGGCTTTCCACGGCATAAAAATCCTTTAGAAGCGCAGATGTTATGAAATAATGTTCGCCCAAACTTTTTTCTTCCGCACGGTTAACGGTATCCTTGAATGTCGTGACAGAAATGATCAATATCCCAAGATTGAAGGAGAACAGAAAAAGCACAAGGGTTGTTAAAAAGGTGCGGTATTTCATAAGTTTACCCTCAAACGATGACCCAACTTGCAGG
Protein-coding sequences here:
- a CDS encoding HAMP domain-containing sensor histidine kinase; this translates as MVIKKEVNHFGSHTLAKATEKILREALDKNFLQVGSSFEGKLMKYRTFLTTLVLFLFSFNLGILIISVTTFKDTVNRAEEKSLGEHYFITSALLKDFYAVESRGIDIEGSLGSLLQSYSYLFGDKKVKLALYKGNQLVYSNRQEIVLPSSFSEPPADGNRLVSMQESDGCTYVMVSGKLPVPYDFYTMIYLYDTTDAITAWKQTKNMLFFAGLILSSLLALGLLLLLNRIFKPLSQISQISRNIAAGAYETRLPISGHDELSEMAQSFNHMAEEIQCQMQQLATAAEQKQQFVDNLAHELRTPLTAIYGYAEYIQKIARTEEDKLFATNYIMSESRRLQNIAYHLLDLATLRENKIERSNVRMEQLIRGVEQVLSMKAAEQKIRITYEYRFETLFCNADLMHILLVNLIDNAMKACDPGGVIKLNADLEGEHKVISVQDNGKGMAEDHLVHITEAFYRVDSSRSRSGGGAGLGLTLCQQIAVNHGAELSFSSELGKGTTAKLTFTS